AAAGTTTTGATTCTTACAGTGATTCCATTGACACAACATCACCTATTGAATCTGTTAAAGAGGCTGTCTCAAAATTTGGAGGAATCACTGACTGGAAAGCACATAGAATGCAAGTAGTAGAGGTAATGTTTATGTTATGACTTGTTGTTACCTTATATTGGCCAACGCTTGTGctcacttttatttttttttattttttttattgcagAGACGCAAGTTTGTTGAACAAGAACTCAAAAAGATTGAAGAGCAGATTCCTGAGTACAAGAAACAATCAGAGACAGTGGAGATGTCAAAACTGCAAGCAGTTGAGGAGTTAGAGAACACAAAGAGACTCATAGAGGAGCTGAAGCTTAATCTTGAAAAGGCCGAAACCGAAGAAAGACAGGCAAAGCAGGACTCTGAGCTTGCAAAGCTGAGAGTTGAGGAGATGGAGCAAGGAGTTGCTGGTGAAGCTAGCGTTGCATCTAAAGCACAGCTTGAAGTGGCTCAAGCCAGACACACAACTGCCATTTCAGAACTGGAATCTGTCAAGGAAGAGATACAAACTATGCAGAAGGAGCATGATGATTTGGTGAAAGAGAAAGATATGGCTGTGAAGGAAGCAGAGGAAGCGGTTTTGGCTTCTAAAGAAGTTGAGAAGAGAGTTGAAGAGCTGACTATAGAGCTGATAGCTACAAAGGAGTCGTTGGAATGCGCACATTCTTCTCATCTGGAAGCGGAGGAACATAAGAGCGAAGCAGCCGTGTTGCGTGATCAGGAAACTCAAACAGCTGTTGCTTCTGCAAAGAAGGAGCTAGAAGGAGTCTACATGAATATAGAGAAGGCAGCATCTGAAGTGAAACGCTTGAAGTTAGCATCATCATCCTTGAGAGTGGAACTCGAGAAAGAGAAGTCAGCGCTTGACTCAGTTAAACAAAGAGAAGGGATGGCTTCATCATCGGTAGCATCACTAGAAGCTGAGATAGACATGACTAGATTCGAGATAGCTCTCGTTGAGTCCAAGGAAAAGGAAGTTAGAGAGGAGATGGTGGAGCTACCAAAGCAGCTGCAGCAAGCAGCTAAAGAGGCTGATGAAGCGAAATCATTAGCTGAACTCGCTCGTGAAGAGCTGAGGAAGTCTCGAGAAGAAGCAGAGCGAGCAAAGGCTGGAGCAAGTGCAATGGAAGGGAGATTACTCGCAGCTCAGAAAGAAATTGAGTCTGTTAAGGCTTCAGAGAGATTGGCATTAGCTGCTATCAAGGCATTGCAGGAGAGTGAGTCTGATTCGAAGGAAAATGATGTTGATTCTCCGAGAAGCGTGACGCTCACGTTAGAGGAGTACTATGAGCTTAGC
The window above is part of the Raphanus sativus cultivar WK10039 unplaced genomic scaffold, ASM80110v3 Scaffold1800, whole genome shotgun sequence genome. Proteins encoded here:
- the LOC130504786 gene encoding protein WEAK CHLOROPLAST MOVEMENT UNDER BLUE LIGHT-like 1, which codes for MEDLKLAKAVSPPPEEPSVTSNNRKQSELEQPQAMQQSQDNEDSTENGKVYMDDTFSPSSLSSSQAEESQDSSSSSNTTTPVFVSEIGLPPVKTKYRSEGTTRNGVSTRPLSSQRSLGSPRTLGSSSPLSNETPKSFDSYSDSIDTTSPIESVKEAVSKFGGITDWKAHRMQVVERRKFVEQELKKIEEQIPEYKKQSETVEMSKLQAVEELENTKRLIEELKLNLEKAETEERQAKQDSELAKLRVEEMEQGVAGEASVASKAQLEVAQARHTTAISELESVKEEIQTMQKEHDDLVKEKDMAVKEAEEAVLASKEVEKRVEELTIELIATKESLECAHSSHLEAEEHKSEAAVLRDQETQTAVASAKKELEGVYMNIEKAASEVKRLKLASSSLRVELEKEKSALDSVKQREGMASSSVASLEAEIDMTRFEIALVESKEKEVREEMVELPKQLQQAAKEADEAKSLAELAREELRKSREEAERAKAGASAMEGRLLAAQKEIESVKASERLALAAIKALQESESDSKENDVDSPRSVTLTLEEYYELSKRGHEVEERVAAAVCEIEEAKEREKISLEKLEEVNREMVLRKERLGEVTEKAEKAKEGKLGVEQELRKWREEHKVKRENEVKIEKSHERSLQVSKEKENESNRTDTNPIPPEIPVKKKKKFFPRFFMFLMRKKKKSPK